In a single window of the Cucumis melo cultivar AY chromosome 11, USDA_Cmelo_AY_1.0, whole genome shotgun sequence genome:
- the LOC103497934 gene encoding uncharacterized protein LOC103497934 isoform X1, which translates to MVSGVAVVLLIGFLGMFYQAKQLPPPSQINGSSSSSNNLPVSSQRIKLTDGRYLAYTERGVSKDKANFKIIVSHGFGSSKDMTILASQELIFELGIYFLLYDRPGYGESDPNPNSSVKSEAYDIQELADQLQIGSRFYLIGVSMGSYSAWSCLKYIPERLAGTALIVPLVNYQWPSLPFSLIKEDYRRKLLKLGLWLSTYTPGLLHWWVSQNWIPSTSVLEKNPVFFNERDIDILKTIPGFPMLSKRMLKEQRVFDTLRSDFMMAFGKWEFDPLELSNPYGGNESSVHIWQGCEDKVVPVELQRYVSRQLPWIEYHEVIDGGHLIIHYEGLFDTILRSLLLGEEAVSYRPKPFTPKFMS; encoded by the exons ATGGTTTCAGGGGTTGCTGTTGTGTTGCTGATTGGTTTTTTGGGGATGTTTTATCAGGCCAAGCAACTTCCTCCTCCTTCACAAATTAATggatcttcttcatcttcaaataATCTTCCTGTTTCTTCTCAGAGAATCAAACTCACTGATGGAAGATATCTTGCTTATACAGAGAGAGGTGTTTCAAAGGACAAAGCTAATTTCAAAATCATCGTCTCCCATGGCTTTGGAAGCTCCAAAGACATGACTATTTTAGCATCTCAA GAACTGATTTTTGAGTTGGGGATTTACTTTTTACTCTATGATCGACCTGGATATGGCGAAAGTGATCCAAACCCCAATAGCTCAGTTAAAAGTGAAGCTTACGACATTCAAGAATTGGCTGACCAATTGCAAATTGGATCTAGATTTTATCTCATCGGCGTCTCGATGGGATCTTATTCGGCTTGGAGTTGCCTCAAATACATACCAGAAAG GTTAGCAGGCACGGCTCTTATAGTACCTTTAGTGAATTATCAATGGCCTTCACTTCCATTTAGTCTCATAAAAGAGGATTACCGAAGAAAGCTTTTGAAATTAGGATTGTGGCTTTCAACTTATACTCCTGGGCTTTTACATTGGTGGGTGAGTCAGAATTGGATTCCTTCAACTTCTGTACTCGAAAAGAATCCAGTTTTCTTCAACGAACGAGATATCGACATCTTAAAGACGATTCCTGGCTTCCCGATGCTATCCAAG AGGATGTTAAAGGAGCAACGCGTTTTCGATACACTTCGAAGTGATTTCATGATGGCATTTGGAAAATGGGAATTTGATCCACTTGAATTAAGTAACCCATATGGTGGAAACGAGAGTTCGGTTCATATTTGGCAAGGTTGTGAAGACAAAGTTGTGCCAGTGGAACTCCAAAGATATGTTTCAAGGCAGCTTCCATGGATTGAGTATCATGAAGTTATTGATGGTGGGCATTTGATTATTCATTACGAAGGTTTATTTGATACCATTTTGAGGTCACTTTTACTCGGAGAAGAAGCAGTTTCTTATAGACCAAAACCTTTTACACCAAAATTTATGTCTTGA
- the LOC127151737 gene encoding ABSCISIC ACID-INSENSITIVE 5-like protein 1 — MALSLVLLPFWRCSIRLFLHHLPRNSFRNRKILHTQFHSLSQQNEPHSHHPFMVPDNSLCSPGSLSIPIFPLCFKSIDDIWSEIDHKDQQNPHPQHSIDVQQNPCQSRHAFGEMTSEDFLVKAGDVQEASSSSSSSSSSSSSSSSSSSSSSSSSSMKQQLCSVNNNRSMVDLREIGLSLSYQQNNDAVRIRNMSANFFLNYQMLTQSVGGPCDNNLIEKCEALMSDWVEPNNKKRIIGGSTEVVWQRRQRRMIINRNSAALSRAGKQIMQRKQSETRQKPTEKLRAMRRIASLA, encoded by the exons atggCTCTCTCTCTCGTTTTATTGCCTTTTTGGCGCTGTTCAATCAGATTATTTCTACACCATCTTCCTAGAAATTCATTTCGAAACAGAAAAATTCTTCATACCCAATTTCACTCACTGTCACAACAAAATGAACCTCATAGTCATCACCCTTTTATGGTTCCAGATAATTCTCTTTGTAGCCCAGGCTCTTTATCAATTCCAATATTCCCACTTTGTTTCAAATCTATCGATGACATTTGGTCTGAGATTGATCATAAAGATCAACAAAACCCACATCCCCAACATTCCATTGATGTTCAGCAAAATCCTTGCCAAAGTCGACATGCTTTTGGGGAAATGACTTCGGAAGATTTCTTGGTGAAAGCTGGAGATGTTCAAgaagcttcttcttcttcttcttcttcttcttcttcttcttcttcttcttcttcttcttcttcttcttcttcttcttcttcttcaatgaAACAGCAGCTATGTTCTGTGAATAACAACAGATCAATGGTGGATTTGAGAGAAATTGGGTTGTCTTTGTCTTATCAACAAAATAACGATGCTGTAAGAATCAGAAATATGTCCGcgaatttctttttaaattatcaAATGCTCACCCAATCTGTTGGGGGACCTTGTGATAACAATTTAATTGAGAAATGTGAAGCCTTGATGAGTGATTGGGTTGAGCCTAACAACAAGAAGAGGATCATTGGTGGTTCTACTGAAGTTGTGTGGCAGCGGAGACAACGCAGGATGATAATAAATCGCAACTCAGCTGCTCTATCTCGGGCTGGAAAGCAG ATTATGCAAAGAAAACAGAGTGAAACGAGACAGAAACCAACAGAAAAGTTGAGGGCAATGAGGAGGATAGCAAGTTTGGCTTGA
- the LOC103497942 gene encoding CEN-like protein 2, producing MAMGKMPSDPLVVGGVVGDVVDAISPTVKMTVTYHSNKKVCNGHELLPNFVTLKPRVEVLGGDLRSFFTLVMTDPDVPGPSDPYLREHLHWMVTDIPGTTDATFGKEIVKYEEPSPNIGIHRYVFLLYKQKRRQTVKPPPQPSRDGFNSRKFALDNHLSLPVAAVYFIAQRPTAARRR from the exons atgGCGATGGGGAAGATGCCGTCGGATCCTCTCGTGGTTGGAGGAGTAGTCGGAGATGTTGTCGACGCAATTTCCCCCACGGTAAAGATGACGGTCACTTACCATTCAAACAAGAAGGTGTGCAATGGGCATGAGTTGCTTCCAAATTTTGTAACCCTAAAACCTAGGGTTGAGGTTCTTGGAGGTGACCTTAGATCATTCTTCACACTG GTCATGACTGATCCTGATGTTCCTGGTCCAAGTGATCCTTACTTGAGAGAACATCTCCACTG GATGGTTACAGACATCCCAGGGACAACAGATGCCACTTTTG gaAAAGAAATAGTGAAATATGAAGAACCAAGTCCAAACATAGGGATACACAGATATGTGTTCCTATTGTACAAGCAAAAAAGAAGACAAACAGTGAAGCCGCCACCACAGCCTTCAAGAGACGGTTTTAATTCAAGAAAATTTGCTCTTGATAATCATCTTTCTCTTCCTGTTGCTGCTGTCTATTTTATTGCTCAAAGACCTACTGCTGCCAGAAGAAGATAA
- the LOC103497934 gene encoding uncharacterized protein LOC103497934 isoform X3, producing the protein MTILASQELIFELGIYFLLYDRPGYGESDPNPNSSVKSEAYDIQELADQLQIGSRFYLIGVSMGSYSAWSCLKYIPERLAGTALIVPLVNYQWPSLPFSLIKEDYRRKLLKLGLWLSTYTPGLLHWWVSQNWIPSTSVLEKNPVFFNERDIDILKTIPGFPMLSKRMLKEQRVFDTLRSDFMMAFGKWEFDPLELSNPYGGNESSVHIWQGCEDKVVPVELQRYVSRQLPWIEYHEVIDGGHLIIHYEGLFDTILRSLLLGEEAVSYRPKPFTPKFMS; encoded by the exons ATGACTATTTTAGCATCTCAA GAACTGATTTTTGAGTTGGGGATTTACTTTTTACTCTATGATCGACCTGGATATGGCGAAAGTGATCCAAACCCCAATAGCTCAGTTAAAAGTGAAGCTTACGACATTCAAGAATTGGCTGACCAATTGCAAATTGGATCTAGATTTTATCTCATCGGCGTCTCGATGGGATCTTATTCGGCTTGGAGTTGCCTCAAATACATACCAGAAAG GTTAGCAGGCACGGCTCTTATAGTACCTTTAGTGAATTATCAATGGCCTTCACTTCCATTTAGTCTCATAAAAGAGGATTACCGAAGAAAGCTTTTGAAATTAGGATTGTGGCTTTCAACTTATACTCCTGGGCTTTTACATTGGTGGGTGAGTCAGAATTGGATTCCTTCAACTTCTGTACTCGAAAAGAATCCAGTTTTCTTCAACGAACGAGATATCGACATCTTAAAGACGATTCCTGGCTTCCCGATGCTATCCAAG AGGATGTTAAAGGAGCAACGCGTTTTCGATACACTTCGAAGTGATTTCATGATGGCATTTGGAAAATGGGAATTTGATCCACTTGAATTAAGTAACCCATATGGTGGAAACGAGAGTTCGGTTCATATTTGGCAAGGTTGTGAAGACAAAGTTGTGCCAGTGGAACTCCAAAGATATGTTTCAAGGCAGCTTCCATGGATTGAGTATCATGAAGTTATTGATGGTGGGCATTTGATTATTCATTACGAAGGTTTATTTGATACCATTTTGAGGTCACTTTTACTCGGAGAAGAAGCAGTTTCTTATAGACCAAAACCTTTTACACCAAAATTTATGTCTTGA
- the LOC103497934 gene encoding uncharacterized protein LOC103497934 isoform X2, with product MVSGVAVVLLIGFLGMFYQAKQLPPPSQINGSSSSSNNLPVSSQRIKLTDGRYLAYTERGVSKDKANFKIIVSHGFGSSKDMTILASQELIFELGIYFLLYDRPGYGESDPNPNSSVKSEAYDIQELADQLQIGSRFYLIGVSMGSYSAWSCLKYIPERLAGTALIVPLVNYQWPSLPFSLIKEDYRRKLLKLGLWLSTYTPGLLHWWVSQNWIPSTSVLEKNPVFFNERDIDILKTIPGFPMLSKRMLKEQRVFDTLRSDFMMAFGKWEFDPLELSNPYGGNESSVHIWQGCEDKVVPVELQRYVSRQLPWIEYHEVIDDTTIVFSPEV from the exons ATGGTTTCAGGGGTTGCTGTTGTGTTGCTGATTGGTTTTTTGGGGATGTTTTATCAGGCCAAGCAACTTCCTCCTCCTTCACAAATTAATggatcttcttcatcttcaaataATCTTCCTGTTTCTTCTCAGAGAATCAAACTCACTGATGGAAGATATCTTGCTTATACAGAGAGAGGTGTTTCAAAGGACAAAGCTAATTTCAAAATCATCGTCTCCCATGGCTTTGGAAGCTCCAAAGACATGACTATTTTAGCATCTCAA GAACTGATTTTTGAGTTGGGGATTTACTTTTTACTCTATGATCGACCTGGATATGGCGAAAGTGATCCAAACCCCAATAGCTCAGTTAAAAGTGAAGCTTACGACATTCAAGAATTGGCTGACCAATTGCAAATTGGATCTAGATTTTATCTCATCGGCGTCTCGATGGGATCTTATTCGGCTTGGAGTTGCCTCAAATACATACCAGAAAG GTTAGCAGGCACGGCTCTTATAGTACCTTTAGTGAATTATCAATGGCCTTCACTTCCATTTAGTCTCATAAAAGAGGATTACCGAAGAAAGCTTTTGAAATTAGGATTGTGGCTTTCAACTTATACTCCTGGGCTTTTACATTGGTGGGTGAGTCAGAATTGGATTCCTTCAACTTCTGTACTCGAAAAGAATCCAGTTTTCTTCAACGAACGAGATATCGACATCTTAAAGACGATTCCTGGCTTCCCGATGCTATCCAAG AGGATGTTAAAGGAGCAACGCGTTTTCGATACACTTCGAAGTGATTTCATGATGGCATTTGGAAAATGGGAATTTGATCCACTTGAATTAAGTAACCCATATGGTGGAAACGAGAGTTCGGTTCATATTTGGCAAGGTTGTGAAGACAAAGTTGTGCCAGTGGAACTCCAAAGATATGTTTCAAGGCAGCTTCCATGGATTGAGTATCATGAAGTTATTGATG ACACTACTATTGTCTTCAGTCCAGAGGTGTAA